Below is a genomic region from Eupeodes corollae chromosome 1, idEupCoro1.1, whole genome shotgun sequence.
caaaataaaagtatgtAGGTACGTACTTGATACTGTTGATATTCGGAGATCAAATCATTCATGTTTGACTCAGCTTCAGTGAATTCCATTTCATCCATACCTTCCCCGGTGTACCAATGGAGGAAAGCCTTTCGACGGAACATAGCAGTGAATTGTTCTGATATCCTTTTGAAAATTTCCTGAATGGCGGTTGTATTACCAATGAATGTGGCTGACATTTTAAGGCCACGTGGTGGAATATCACAAACGGCAACCTTCACATTATTCGGAATCCACTCAACAAAGTAACTGCTGTTCTTGTTTTGGATGTTGAACATTTGAGTGTCGACTTCTTTCATTGACATTGGACCTGTgtgataaaaatacaaataaaataagaagaatgaaaatgaatacttttgattaaaaacacttgatttttgtatgttttttttatataaagaaaggATTGGTTTAAGGGGTTGGAACATTTTAAtcgataagttaaataaaagcCGGGGTATAAAGTGGTTCTGTGAAAAGTTTGATAAGACCTTATTCCAATTACAGTCAATTCACAGTACGAGTATAATCGACAATCTTTTGAAAttgaactgaaaaaatgaacaaGGCTTGAATAGGGGTCAATTTTCGCAACCGAAATATGGACTTAGTTACTGAAACAAAGAGATATTGTACAGGGCTATTCGTTTTtcacttagaaaaaaaaaaaattagacacATACAGCGACACATTTTTGCGAACATTTAATTTCCACAAAAATGTTTGGACTTTGTCATTTTATGGAAGATTCATAATAGAATGCGATTCtttaaaggtaatttttaaacacttttttgtatatttcggTTGGTATTTGGGCCATAACTTGAGTAATGTCTAATGCGAAGTGGCTAAGTTTAAATCGCAATTTTGTAGAAAGTTTCGGTTCATTTTCACGTGTTTCAGCGTGTTTATTTAGCGATCCATTAACGTAAATagtaaataacaatttaaacaaacacaTTTTGACATCTGAAAAGACTTCTCCTTTGAATTTGACAAACATAGGACGTTATATTTGAAATTTACACcattttaactgtcaaaatattggTAATTCCTAAGGATAGAAAAAATGACAGCTGGGAGCTAGTATAAAAATGAACCCTTAAAAGGTGtcccaaaatttaaaacagatttcaatttgacaaaaacaTATTGGCAGCTAAGgagactttgaaataaaataaaaaatactttcggaagtttaaaaaaggtgtccCAATATACACGCGAGTTTTTAATTTGCTCTCACCACGAAGAAAGTAAAAACAACCTTGAAAGCTGGTAAGACTTGTGGAATAttgtagaaaaaagaaaagatatttcaaaggTTTTAAGAGTTGTCTCAAAATAAACCATTGATTAAAACTTGTCGTTTAGTATacagaataaaattttattactgACTGGAAGTTTAGAAATTTACGAAGAAatcaaaatctatttgacagCTGGTAGGGTTTTTGGGGTATAGTAGAAAGGTGTCCTGAAATATAACATTCATTCGAATTTGACACTAAGTCtacagacaaaaaaaatgtttccacgaacgagatttttagaaaattgaagaGAAAAGTAGTTACCGAGATTATACGATACGTGATTTTGAAGGCTTAAATCGGTGTCCCTGGAAAATCACcctaatttaaaaagtaaaaatgatttGATATCTGACATGACTTTTGATGAATTTAAGAGAAAAGTAGTTATTTGACAACTAtttcaaaacaagaaataaCTTTACCGCTGCCGGGACTCTTAGAGAATTGTAGAGAAAACTATTACATCAAAATAATACGATAAGTGATGTTAAAAGCTTAAAACCCTTGTCCCAAAATACACGTGACATTCACAATTAttaccttaatttaaaacaaaaaaaactgattttacaGCCGACAGGACTTTTGGTGGATTaaagagaaaattatttttttgacaagtaaTTTCGAAGTTTAAAAAGGTGTTCCAAAAAGAAGCCGCCAAATGAGAACAAGGTTCTTGCAACCACgtagaaaaacaaaaccaataagACACTTACGAGTTTAGatattttactatattttaGTTGAAGTGTCAATTGTCAAATTggttttcagggttgccaacacttttTTCGTCTACAAATTGCggtaaattcaaatcttgcattTGTTTTGGAACACCATccacaaatttaaatgttgatatCTATGagacttttgtgtttttattcttAGTCGTGAAAatgtctaattaaaaaaaaaaacaaataacccCAAAAAGATAGATGGTTTTAAGGTCAACtgaaaatatatgtaggtataagtATATACGATGCTAATTTAACACAATAAGCAAAATTACTTTCAACAAAATTCGTTGCAGCTAACCTTATCACGTAGCACACCATATAATAGCAAAGACAACACAGCACATAACAAACGACCGCAATCAATAATATCCCTCATTCGCCACCATCACTTACTTCTTGTGCGAGTTTACCCTAAttagcaaaataaaacaaggtACACGATACCATAACGCATTTATTCTTTCAACTTGATTACGCCTAGGTTTTAAACTCGTATAGGTATATAACATAGCAAAAACTATATAGAACTGCCTAGAACCCAAACCAAACTCTCTAAACATGGTATATCTAAAATAACAAAAGCTTTGAGAACGTCACGAACCCTTCCCGACCCCAAAATCTCTCCATGAACTTGATGCAGTGAAAAGTGCGTTGCGTATCTACGAGTATGTAAGGTACGTAGTACTTATGGTGAGTGTTCAACAAAAGGTAGGAAGCTTCTGTGCTGTGTATAAGCTCCAGCCACCCAGCCAGCAGCGGGTCATGCTCTAAATAGAAAATGATTAATGAAccgaagaaatgaaaaataaacgcCATCACGGGAACTGGTGACAATTGTACAATTCAAGAATGTCCGTCAACCAACAACTTCGACTACAGCAAGACAGAGGGTCGTTAGCAAAGGCGCTGcgttacaataaattatacGCAGTAAACAAGGCTCTAGCAGATGCCAGCCGTgagataaatatgtatatttttttttttcgttcactTTCATTAACCCTCTAAAAGAGATGGGGTTTGGTGGTTGGGAGTTGAATGGTAAACAGAAGAgggttcaacatttttaaagcaacAGGATACATGTCGTCGTCGCGTCCGTCCTGTAGTGTCGTTGGAATCTTCTAGACTTTAACGAATAgctcttataaaaaaaagaaattaaatgagtTCACTTCACTAGTAAACCCTTCCTGCCAGGGATGAAAATCGAAAACTAAAGTTAGTgttttaatttaactgacaTTGTTTAGAACTACAACGGTTTAAGAACCAGAAAAGGGGAAAAGCTAAAAACCTTCCAGAAGTACAAAAACACATAGAAAGTTGGTTTTGAGAGGATAGTAGCTGGATGGTATTAAAAAGAACCAGAAAAGTAATTCCAGAGTTCATAAGACATGTcccaaaaataaatactaatgTTTTGTTAGCTGACAGCTCTTTGGTTACAATCCTATAGAAAAGTATAAACAGTCctaaaaactatgaaaaacgATTTTGGAGTGTCCTAAATATGCGATGGATTTGAATTTCATACCAAGTTTTGGAAAACCGACTTGAGAGCTGAAATAGAAGGTCATAATTGTCCCagaacttacaaaaatattaaatttgacacTTAATCAAAGACATATATTTTGACAACTGACAACCCTATGGTGACAACCTAGAGAAaagtatattaataaaaacaatgaataaCAATCCAAGGCGAAATCGATTTGACAGCTGaaatcatgtttttaaaattgtaaaggtTTTAAGAATATGTTCTTAAATATACGTGGGATATGAATTTCATATCAAGTATAGGAAAAACGATTTGACATCTGACAAGACTTTTGAATGGTTTCGGAAATAAGTATACCACTAGAAATGTGTCCCAAATAAAAGTAAGATTTAAGTTTGTCACTTAAGAAAAACATATGACAAGTGATTTAAGGcgtcataaaataaattgaaacaattaAATGAGGTTTAAAAAAGTTCCCCAAAATATACGCGGGATATGAATTTCATAAACAGTATAGGAACAAatatttgacagttgacaaGACTTTTGAAGGATTTTGGAGAAACGTATACcaaaattaaaaggaaacagCTGAAAGAGGCTTATAGAAagatttgacagctgacaagaCTATTGAAGGATAGaagttttaaagataaatatgTGTCCCAAAATAAAAGTGAGATTTAAGATTGTCCGCTAGGAAATCGATCTAACAGCTGACAAGATTTTGGAGGAATTATTTTCACACTAAAAGTATGACGAGCGATTTTCAAGACTTTATAAGGTGTcccaaaataaaatgaaaccgTTAAACAGCTGAAAGAACTTGGGAGGATTGAATTAAAAAGCAGAAGGTGTCCCTAAGTGACTACCCAAATTTGGATGTGATAAAATGTATTTGGAggaaaaaatatcacaaaagattttgaaatgtgtcccaaaatacacaacaacaaaataaatttaacgctCTTGGAGTGATAAAGCTGGAAGCACTTCTTTAAAATTATGCTGCTTAAGTTTTGGAGTAGAGTAGAAAAAATAGTGTAGAGCTTAAAAATATGGTAAGTGATTTAAAAAGCATCAAAGGTTgtcccaaaatttaaaatagctaTAAACCCTGAGAAGGAAAAAACACTTTGACAGGGTATTTTTGGAGGATTATACTAAGAACTTTGACCAACTTTTTTATGTACTACTTTGAcgaaaagttaaacaaaataataatagattCTCATTAATTATGATAAGTGATAAGTTGTCAACCCTGGTGAGTGAGACAGATGGTCAACGCCCAAAAGTAGGCAAAAGGGTGTGATTATGTTTATTTAGgttgttgctattttttttttgtcatattcaaaaaaggagaaaccattctaaaaaacaaaaagattttaatcaaCCAAATTAGGCTTATTAATCAGAGTAAATTAatgacaaaattacgttttgtttgtataaaatcaACCAAATGGCAAATTACCCACTATGTCTGCCATATATGTATGATGATGGTAAGAAAAGTATTCTAAACAACTAACAACAAGTTGAGAAatatatattatgtttttttttcctaagaCCCTTCCTTAAAAAACAAAGGACTAGTTAAGggaggatttttttttggaatactcAACAACTTACGGCTGTTAATTAATTAcagtcttttttgttgttgttgtttatatattttgatggATTGTTAGATTGTCAACAAGTTGGTTTACTtacctatttaatttttttctttacgaCTTGCAttcatgttatttaaaaaaaaagttgtacttATAGCTAGGGGCGCCACGAGAATACTTTAGGATTCTGTCATATGGGACGAAAGACTTTGGAtgagcttttaaaatattaatttttactttctgTTGATGGTTCTTCAGAACATGCGGGAAAATATTGTCACTCTATGCAAGACTAATGATGTCAATTCAAACGAAATCCAAAATGTatgacaaaaatcataaaataatctatactaatatttaagatttgaaagtcagtttgtttgtttgcttgtttgttcgTCCTCCATGCCTTAATGGAGCAatgttttgacttgattttgtGTGTGGAGGTATTTACGAAGCTGGATAGTGTTTTAAGCTACTTTCTACCATGATCAAATATCTAATTCATAGCTCATTGCAGCAGATTTGGCAGTAACTCTGATGATTaggtattgaattttttttaaagaacagtAATTAGCAGCATATCATTAGGTGCTGCCTGCTTTGGACCTATCATCGTTGCCTATTATTAGGCATTTTTTGTGAATGACATTGACGCATGAAACTATGCTATGACATTATTGAAATGGGCAATTAAAAACCGATACCAAGGGCTATGGCAGATATTTCTAATTTGGTAAATAGTAACTTTGAACTTATTGCAAATGTTTACCCTGATTTACAAAATAACACGTAAGAAAACCGATTTCTCTATCAAAAAGCGATTCTAGCACCAAGAAACGATGTGAATTTGACAATAAATTGAAACATATTGGATGAAGTAGCAGGAGATTTggagaaaaatttgtcaatagaCATTGTCATGGACTCAGAAATGAGCACTTCATACCTTGTGGAGTTTATCAACTCACTTGATCTGCCCGTTGTGCCCTCACATTTGAAATTAGACGTGTTAACAATGCTtatgcaaatttaaaatgtccttCGATTATGTAACCGATCAAGACTTCGGTCACATAATTTGGAGAAACATTATTAGTGCTAATATCTTATCCGGTGTTGGAAAGGGCGGAAATGTAATTATTACTTGTATGGCAATAATTCCCACAGATTtatcattaaaattcaaaaggtATCTTATAAGAGCTCCAAAATTCACTACTTTCGTTTggatttgtttgctttttctaaGACCTGGCATATAGCACGAAATTAGAAGGACCTTAATTGTCGATTCACTCCTGAAAATCTGGAGTGAAATTCCATCTTTTCCGAATATTAGAAGGCCCTTTTCAAATCACTTTCGCTTTTCAACTCATAGAAGTTGTTCCCTGGTGGAAATCTgaagtaaatttgtattttctctaCAAATTTAAAGCTCTTTTCCGACCCTACCTGTATAATTGGATAGATAGTTGagtgaaatataatttttctcgtgattgatgaaatttcatttccTCCGGATATGATTATTTATCCCAAATCTGGGGTAAATTTCCATGTTCTCGTAATGTTAGAATACCATTTTCAAATCACTTTACTTTttgatttctaagaaaaattttaattttcgcgtgaattgttttcatttttcgatAGATGGAGGAGTGAAATTTTGTTCTTCCCATACATCTTTTAAGAGACCTTTTACGGATATCTCAAGTGAAACTCAATTTTAAAGCACTCAAATTCACTTTTATATTTGAAGACCCTTGAAAAAATGTAGAGGGATAGTGgagtgaaattttatttttcccgTGATTGTTGTTTCTCTACGGAAATcaagtgaaatttaattttccgtACAAATTAGAAACTCATTTTCAAAGAACATCCTTTTcccaattgattttatttttaggataTACCCTTGTGAagggaaatttaattttgccCTTGAATTCGTTTTCCTTCGAAAAATGTTCCCTTACCCTTGaatcaattaaattgatttttgagatataagactttatctgtttttttttttttgaaagttgatactAACCTCTGAATATACAGGCAACTGTAAGATAACGTCCATGTCGGGGATCGCAAGCGGTCATCATATTCTTGGCATCGAACATTTGTTGCGTTAATTCGGCAACAGTTAGAGCGCGATATTGTTGTGATCCCTTGGCTGTGAGTGGAGCAAATCCGGGCATGAAGAAATGAAGACGTGGGAATGGTACCATGTTAACAGCCAATTTACGAAGATCAGCATTTAATTGACCAGGGAAACGAAGGCAGGTTGTTACTCCAGACATTGTGATCTAAATGTACAGATATTTTATCAttagaaattagtttaaatatgAATCGTCATTTATGCGGTTGATTAGAACTTTTAAAgtggttgtttttgtttcttataaattgtttttaaatatgtatacaaattcttaacatacatttttcctCATCACACATCATAGAAATGAAATTCAATACTTAACTTGTTACAATGTTGAATATTGATGATCATAATTACCTTTTATTTGAGGTGTGGTTTTTTTATGGAGAGGAAAGGAGAGAGGTCAAGGAGGGAGTTAGGGGAATGAAAACAGTTGacgtaattaatttttttcatcgtcTCATATATAATAAtgatatttataaatcaatttaatgatattaatatctggttataaaaataaaaaggtaatCTCATCGACAACCACAACAGgttcagattaaaaaaaaagtgatatgcggataaacaaaaattattgatttaaatttaaaacaaaaaatcatataaaatgtACCTACGAGTATACCTAAGTAGATATGTActgagaaacaaaaacaaccacTTTAagcataaattataataaaaaataataacaattgtgTGCTTTAAATTTGCgtaactaaataatattaagcAGGTGTTACAATTTTCATTTGCTGTCAGTAAGTTGCTTTGCGTTGCTGAAAGatctgaaacaaaaaattagcttacaaaataataaattatataataatatattctaAACTGAACTACATAAAtgtattgcattttaaaaacttatgttgtttaaaaatagagTGTAATCGTTTTTGAAGGTTTGATgaggattttccaataagaggtttcattttgaatatcaCGCTGTTTTGGACAGCTTTCTCTTTTTTAAGCTTCAGCTTTTGAATTTAAGGAGTAAAAACTACGGCATTACATGCTTCAATAACGCGCATTCAAACTAACTATTAAACATTTGAAGTTACAGTTTGTATAACGTTTAGTTTTTAAGGGTTACACAATAACTTGAGCCGTTTGATCACCAGCAGTGTCCTTTATGAGGATTTTCATCTTTTGAGGCTTTGCTAATAatcaaaattgtcgcatttaaGACTCggaaaattcaataataatatatatttttctttgatacatagaaagaaaaattaatattaaaaatttgggTTCAAACCATCGCATCCGGaagatttatcaaatttttaaataaaagatccCGATTATGTAGGTTCGCCGTACTATCCAAATAGTTAACTGCTTCTGTGTTTGTTATCCGGATAGTTAtatgagatatttaaggttataTTTAGTCGAAGATTCGAATGTGCTAGATACTCGAATGCAGATTAAGGCTTAGCTTCagtttgttttgaagaaaattgtgtaGACTAAAAGGGATCCGGATCTGAATGTGATTCCGGACATTCAAgttaatttacatatttatgtattcatTAATGGGGCGTGAATTATTTCAGTTTATTACCAATATCTCATAATTTTCACATTTATATTGATCCGGATATCTGAAAAGTTTGAAGATCCGGATATTGTTTGAACGACAAATTCTTTTAAAGTTAACATCTTAGTATTACTTTATTTACTGTTCTTATGACACTGGTCGACGTTTTTCTTCCGTATAGCACAAACAAAAGACtactttttttaagagataaagATGTCATGAATTCGAATCTcgactttaaatttttctatcacatcaggtttttaataTATGACCCTTTGAAAATGCTAAAAACGGTGTTTTACGGCTAAGTTAAGACTCAAAAAATCTCTTACAATACATTGTATGATGATATTGCAAAGTACAAATATTTCTCTTTtagatacaaataaaatcattttatagtatttaacttattttctaGGAATTCTCATAAATTATGAGTCTTTACTTGACTCTTTTGAGTAAGCTTTCAGATAAATACTTtcctagtttttaaaaatacgttttcGAACATTTAGTTCTGaatcgaaaaattaattttaattatttgctcaagtttcaagaatacccgttttcaatacaatttttatatttcttcatatattacaaaaaattacaagaacaaaacttattttcataagagtttctttcagatttttcaaaaactatgagGATTTTCGAATATGATATGAATATTGAGAAAGGggtatcagattttaaaaacaatcacaaattttattgaaaaaaagctacttcataaAGCGTTTTTttgttcgaattttaaaaattaatatctcaaaattctgacttgatacattaattttgaagtcgaatttGAGTCAAGGCAATCAAAACTTattggaaaagtgcaattttattgttGCAAGTACAAAAACTTGTCGACTAGTGTAATGTTAGTCCTCTGCAGGCAATTTTATAAAGTTATACAAGCATTGATAAAATTTATGgacaaagttttagaaaaataaacatttctcaGAAAACATAGTTCGCTCCAAAAGAAACTTTACTTTTGTTTACGTATTGTGAGTGAAAGTAAAGAACAACTGTCAAATGTCCGAATttacaagttttcaaaaattcaaaatgaatcattttattggaaaaccctttataaacatttataagAAATGCGGGCCAAAtccaaattgtattgaaaatgttagatgtttgaaaaataacttgTTTCTTCATATAGCTAATTGAAGTAACGAACAACTGTCAAATTGACACATCAGTTGCGAAAGTCTCATTCTcttgtaaatttgaatgtaGGAGCTAAGTtctgtatatttaaaattaaaatttctctggtttttataaaaacctaagaatgTATGgcctttttaacatttttgttgttttcttttcgaaaaaattcgAACTAGTCATGGTTAAGTTTAAATAACGATTAGTTGCTTTTATGCATTTTAGTTGTTTAATGACATCGAATCTAATGttacaataattaatttaattcaaatgtttaaatttctctaacatttgtcttaaaattttctaaGGTACATTTCTTCGGTTTTGAAATAGTTCCTTAGTTTAAGCTTCGAGAAAGCAGCATTCAATTtgactaactaaaactaaacttGATAGTTTAAGACATTTTTGGCAATTAGCTTTAAGATATTAGTAGcttatacaaaaatgacatatCACTGGAACATATAAACATAGATACATGTCCCAGTATGCCTGCCGTATTTAAGTACACCTTCAATTAAGCTAAAGCAAGTTCAATGAAGGCTTCCGTTTCCGGTCAATTTTTAAAGTGATgaccaaaaacatcaaaatagaAGAGAAAGCTTGTCCAATGTACACAAGACACAACcaacacatatttccaaaaaaaaaaacacaactgcACACTCAGCCTTAGCAAACTTACTGAAAGCAAATGATTAAGATCATTGTAGGTTGGTGCGGGTCGTCGCAACTGATTGTAACATATATCGTACAATGCCTCGTTGtcaatacaaaatgtttcatCCGTGTTCTCTGTCAATTGGTGGGCAGTCAATGTGGCATTGTACGGTTCGACTACAACTTCGGATACCTGCAAATAGAAAGCACACACCTCCAATTGTAATGGGTTTTTTTGTAATGGCACTTACTGAAACCAGGTGATTGAGGTCACCATAAGTGGGCGATGAGAGCTTCAATGTACGGAAGCAGATGTCATACAAGGCTTCGTTGTCAATGCAGAATGTCTCGTCGGTGTTCTCGACTAGCTGATGAATGGACAATGTGGCATTGTAGGGTTCCACAACTGTATCGGATACCTGAAAATCgggattaaatattttgtgttgtattatttattttgcggGTTAgttaagcaatttaaaaaaaatgttatttgttt
It encodes:
- the LOC129943014 gene encoding tubulin beta chain, whose protein sequence is MREIVHLQAGQCGNQIGSKFWEIISDEHGIDPNGMYHGENDLQLERIDVYYNEANNGKYVPRAVLIDLEPGTMDSVRQSPYGQLFRPDNFVFGQSGAGNNWAKGHYTEGAELIDSVLDVLRRESEGCDCLQGFQLAHSLGGGTGSGLGTLLISKIREEYPDRIMNTFSVVPSPKVSDTVVEPYNATLSIHQLVENTDETFCIDNEALYDICFRTLKLSSPTYGDLNHLVSITMSGVTTCLRFPGQLNADLRKLAVNMVPFPRLHFFMPGFAPLTAKGSQQYRALTVAELTQQMFDAKNMMTACDPRHGRYLTVACIFRGPMSMKEVDTQMFNIQNKNSSYFVEWIPNNVKVAVCDIPPRGLKMSATFIGNTTAIQEIFKRISEQFTAMFRRKAFLHWYTGEGMDEMEFTEAESNMNDLISEYQQYQEATADDDVEFDEEHEEEHDTFDDKIQNGL